GATCCGACCTAAATTATGGCTTTGCGATGATGGAAATTTTCGTGAATCTCGCTGGTTCACTCCTTGGTTACGTCCTCGTGTCGTTGAATCATTCTACTTACCCACCTCGGTTGGTGAATCACTCGGTCAAAAGCAAGTTCCCATTGGCGATGCTATTCTTCAGTGTAAAGATACCGTTGTAGGCATTGAGACTTGCGAGGAATTATTTACCCCTGACAGCCCTCATGTGGATATGGCCCTAGACGGTGTAGAAGTATTTTTGAACGCCTCTGGTTCGCATCACGAGCTTCGAAAACTATCCACACGTTACAGGCTCATCCAAAACTCCACGCAAAAATGTGGTGGTATTTACTTGTATAGCAACCAAAGAGGCTGCGATGGTGGTCGCTTGTACTACGACGGATGCGCTATGATCCTTGCTAACGGAGAACTGCTAGCTCAGGGTAGTCAATTTAGTTTAAGAGATGTAGAAGTCGTTTCAGCTACGGCTAATGTTGATAAAGTTCGCTCAAACAGATTTCAACCCTCGCACGGATTACAAGGAATTACTCGCCCTTCATACGAGCGTATATATGTCGACTTTAGCCTTAGTTCATTTAAACAGAACTTTGACATGCACAACAAGCCTACCGAAGAAAGACCCATTCGTATAGTTTCTCCTCAGGAAGAGATTGCATATGGTCCAGCCTGCTGGCTTTGGGACTACTTGAGAAGATCCCGTTCAGGTGGATTCTTTTTACCCTTGAGTGGTGGTTTAGATTCAGCTTCTAGTGCTGTGATTGTTCATAGCATGTGTAGAATTGTTACGAATGCTATCAAAGATAATGGTAAGTTTGAACACTTTCTGACTCATTCTAACAGTTGCAGACCAAACAGTTTTAGCTGATGTTCGTCGTATTGTCGGTCAACAAGATTACTCCTCAACTTGTCCCAGGGAGCTTGCTAGTCATATATTCTACACAACTTTTATGGGCTCTGAAAATTCTTCTAAAGAGACAAGAAACCGTGCTAAGGAGTTATCTTCCCTTATTGGATCATACCATGTGGATTTGAGTATCGATACAATGACTCGTGCGGTTGTAAGCCTATTCGGCATGGTAACAGGAAAAACTCCTCAATTTCGTTCCCATGGCGGCTCTACTGCCGAGAATTTAGCTTTACAAAATATCCAAGCAAGATCAAGAATGCTTTTAGCCTATTTGTTTGCTCAACTTTTACCATGGGTTCGTGGTTATTCGGGATCTTTGCTCGTGTTGGGTAGTTCTAATGTTGATGAATGGTacggaaaaaaaataatgttCTTCATATCTCTAATATTTTAGTTTACGTGGATATCTCACCAAGTACGATTGCTCTAGTGCTGATATCAACCCCATTGGTGGAATCTCAAAAACTGATCTAAAATCATTCTTAGAATTTACCAAGGATGAATTTGATCTACCAATCctccaaaactttttggatGCTACTCCAACTGCTGAGTTGGAACCCACCACTAGTAATTATGTTCAGAGTGATGAAGCTGATATGGGAATGACTTATCCCGAACTTAGCATGTTTGGAAAGCTTAGAAAGATTGGAAAGTGTGGCCCCTTGAGTATGtttaatgaattaattcataaatGGGGTGATCACCTTTCTCCTACTGAGGTTTGTACCTAGCTTGCATGATGCTTTTACTAATGCATATTTAGATTGCTGCTAAAGTGAAGCGCTTCTTCTATTACTACGGTATTAACCGTCATAAAATGACCACCCTCACACCTAGTTATCATGCCGAGACTTATGGAGTTGACGATAATCGTTATGATCTAAGGCAATTTTTATATCCCTCTTGGACATGGCAAAACAAGAGGATTGATGATGTTGCTGCCAAGTATGAAGAACATGAAAGGATGAATAAAGGACAAGCACAATAAAttaatttgtttacgtCGTActaaaaaaacttttgtattaaataaatacgTTAgcaatcttctttttcttctaatttTTAAGATgtattttatgaaaaatagCATGGTTGTACTCGTAGCTCACCAATTCTACCTTTTTCTAAGTCAAGGCGTTTTGTACCAGCAACTACTAAGTGTGTTAGAGTTGACGAGCCTCTCATTAATGaagattatttttttctgtactTCCTTTCATGAATTGTTCAATTTccttaaaaaatacaaggTCATGTTTTGTTAATATACCGGATTCCTTGTTACTGCGGCTGAATGGGCCTTTACAAGAGTACGCAGCTTGCTTGAAGGTTTCAACAACTATAGATGGTGAAGACTCGACAAatacttacttttttggtatttcCGGCTTaccttcttcctcttcaacGCATGAAATTGTCGAAATTGATTCTGTTTACGCTCATGTTCTAGGATTAGCTGAGTCTGAAAGGGTATGCCCATAAGACTATGATTCACGTTTCTAACAATATTAAAGGTTCATTTATTATTGATCAAAGTTGATAATATAATTCAAAAACTCGAGATAAAACCTGATACTCCTGACGATTGGGAAATTGCAGAACAAAATGCAAGTTGGCTAGaaataaatttctttaatagTTACCGCATTATAAGCAGGAACAAGTTTCTTATCTTTCTACCTTCAGGAACTTCGATTACGTTCCAGGTGGTGAATGCTGAACCCAACTTCCATCATTGTGGACGTTTGAGTCCCTCTTCAGAAGTGCTCGTTTCTCCAATCATTAGAGAAAAGGTAAGTGAAAATAACTCAGAACTTACTTTAAGGGCTGTGGTTGAAAACGATCTTGTACCAAAGAACGACACCATTAGTCCTCCCGAGCTCTGTATATATATGCCTCGAGTGCTTGAATGTACAGCAGATTCTGTCTTTATAGAACCTTTAAGATCTAGTTTATCCTCTCCTTTAGTTGTTCGCGTAATTCaacttccttttcaatGGCCTGGACAATTCTTCATATCGATAAGTTTAGCTTCGtcttataattttttcactGGGCAGCTTTTTAGGATTTGGCCTGCTAATATTGGGACGATGCCCTCAAAATTCAGTCTACGCCCGCTGAATCAACAGAGTACGGAGGAGTCTGTTGTTACTTTAGTTACTTCAAGGATCAAACAGTCATATCTAATGAATGGAATGGATTTGCATATTCCTGATTTGAATGCTCTGTACTCGGTAGAGGGTCGCACAGGTTACGTTGAAAATGAGAAGAACATTGCTGTAGAGTCCAATGCTTTGTCCTTCGATGCAAATGGAGGAATTGCCTATAGTAAAACAGGAAGAGCACCTAACCCTTTCCAAGAGTTAATGGATAGCATTCGAACATCGACAAATTTTGGATACAATGTTTTAGTCAATGGCATTAAGGGATCAGGTAAAACAACTTTATTGAGatctttatttcaaaacTGCTGCTCTTCTACTGTGTTTCACACTGAATATATTTCCTGTACTGACCTGAGCTTAACTTCATTTAGTAAGTTTGCAGGATTTTGGGACGAACTGATATTTAAATCGGTAACATATGGTCCCACtgtcatttttttggacgattttgatattttttggaactctgaaaatgaaagtgaTGAATTGTCATTTGTTTCAGAAAGGCAGGTTCAGTACTTTATTGAAAGGCTATCATATCTAAAGTCTGAGAAAGATGTTATGATAATTGCAACTGTTCAGAATTTTGCCAAACTACCCACTGATTTGAAATCacggtttttttttcaacagcGCGCGTCTATCCCTGCGATGGCGTATAAAGGTCGTGAAGAGATGCTgaactttttcttaaaaaatttaaatcaAGCTCTCCCAAAAAATTGTTTGCAGACTATGTCAAAAAAGACCGATGGTTTTACCCTTCTGGATCTATCGCTAGTAACAAAACGTGTATATAGTGAACTAGCTTTGCTAGATTCACTGGAGGATATTGGTAAAGTCAATGAAAGCATAGAATCTGTCCTGAAAGGATATGTTCCATTAcatacaagaaaaacacaGTTTGTCAAGTATGACATTGACTGGAATAGTGTCACGGGAATGCAGGATGCTAAACTGGTCTTGCAAGAAATTATAGAATCCCCAGTGAAGTACCATGCTATTTATAAACAATGTTCTTTACGACTTCCTACTGGAGTCCTATTGTATGGGTACTCAGGTTGCGGTAAAACACATCTGGcgttttctatttcaaatgCATTTCCAGTGCAGTTAATTAGCATCAAAGGCCCGGAAATTTTGGATAAGTATATTGGAAGTTCAGAACAAGCAATTAGAAATTTATTTGAAAGGGCACAGTTAGCTAAACCCTGTGTGCTGTTTTTTGACGAATTTGATTCCATCGCACCACGAAGAGGTCAGGACAGTACCGGTGTTACGGATCGTGTGGTAAATCAACTTCTTACTCAGTTAGATGGCGCTGAACAATATGAAGGTGTTTATGTTGTGGCGGCAACAACTCGGCCTGACATGATTGATCCTGCATTGTTACGTCCGGGTCGGTTGGACAAGTTGGTATTTTGTGATCTACcagatgaaaaggaaagaatggagtattttatgaatatgCTGGACAAATATCAGATTGCTGATAAGTCATTCGTGTGTGACCTAGTCCCCCAAACAGATGGCTACTCATACGCAGATCTATCCGCTATATTCACAGAGGCTCATCTAATTGCCGTACACCAatacttggaaaaagaaaaattatttccCTTAGAGGAAGACGGTTTTAAGAATCCAGCGGATTTGTCTAGAGAGAATGTGACGGACACAACGATGTTAACCTCGGGGAATGAAGAAACGACCCGTGGTTTAAggaattttgaaattaataaagaatGTATTATCAACGCCTTCAAGAATACCAACTCTAGTATATCTGAGGAGGAGTACAGCAAGTTGGCGTCCATTTATAAACAGTACGCGTATACCGgtttaaatataaaaaaagaaaatgtcaAAAATACTGGATCTAAAACACGACAAGCATAAAATCTTAGCTATCTTACTGATGAAATgttctcaaaaaaatcgGCTTTACCCTTCCTCTTCACGGACTCACTTGACATACCCAAGTGCAACGTTTAGGGGAATCGCTTGCATGTCTAAAATGACAGACGATCGAGTACCAGAGAATGTAATTGAAAAGGATACTCctcctttaaaaaaactaaaaagtAAGTATTTCCTTGCTGTGTCCAGGAATTTTTCTAACTGTTTTATTAGGACAGAACCAGTCTTCGTCATTATTGGAGAATATTCCTGACGCTGCAAAATATCGACGTTCTTTTATGCATAAAGACACTCTACATTCATGTTATTCTACGAAAAATAATCTCATTTTAACGATCAGTTATGATGGTCATGTCAAGTTTTGGCATAAGACAACTGATGGGATAGAATATATAAAAGATTTTCCTGCACATAATGGGAAAATGATTTCTACTAACTTAAGtaagaatgaaagaattctttctaCTTGTGCTGATGATAATACTATAAAGGTATTTGATGTTGAAGGCATTGATATGGTAAATATCATTGATTTAGAGTTTCTACCAAACGATCTAGTTTCGTTTAGTACACCTTCCATGAGAGAAGAAATGCTAGCGGTTTCTGATGCCAATTCGCCATTGGTGTATTTGTTTGATTTGGAGGGCGATGGTAATGTTCTTTACAGTGTAAAAAAACATTCGACTCCCGTACATATATTGGAATATATAAGCAGCATAAACTGTATGTTGTCTGTTGACAAAGGTGGCATGGTAGAATACTGGAGCCCAGAGGAGCCATTCGGAAAACCAAATGCACAAGGCATGTTTGAATTAAAGAGTCAAACGgatttatatatttttaagaaatccaaaagtgTACCATCATCTATTCAGATAAGTCCATCgggaaaatatttttcttcgattTCCTATCCGGATTGGAAAGTCCGGGTTTTTGATGCAAAAAGTGGGCGGATATTGGTGGAATTTGATGAACATCCTTTTAATGCggcaaagaaaatggagCATGCgttggaaaaagaggatGTGAACTCTTTGTATTTCATGAACCAAGTagaatttggaagaagattgGCTATCGAAAGAGACATAGAACGACTTGGGTGGTTAGCTGGTACAACTGctatttttgatgaaagTGAGAATTACATTATATATGGAAGTATTCTCGGAGTGAAAATTCGGTCGATTGCAGATGGATCGCTGGCGCGGGTACTTGGACGAGACGAAAGTATACGTTTTGTGAAACTTTCACTATACCAAGGAGCTCCCAAGAAAGGGAAAATGGCATCTTTGGAAATTATGGCCAGTAACAATCCTTTGGTAGAAGAAAGCTTTCGAAAAGATCCAACTTTATTTTGTACTGCATGGAAAAAGCAAcgcttttatttatttggaTCAGCCGATGAGAACATAACTTTGGCTGATCGCGATACGCTGAATGAGCATACAGGAGGATTTGCAAATGAATCGAATAAGGCCGAAGAAAAGACTGCACTCCTAGGGAAAGCTGCCATACTACACACTACCCAAGGAGATATCAGCATTAAACTTTTACCTGAAGAAGCACCAAAGGCCGTTCAGAATTTTACCACTCACGCAGTTAATGGATACTATGATAACACGATCTTTCATCGcgttataaaaaatttcatgATTCAAGGGGGAGATCCATTAGGTGATGGCACTGGGGGAGAATCTATTTGGGGTAAAGATTTTGAGGACGAATTTTCTCCAAATCTAAAGCATGATCGTCCTTTTACGGTTTCGATGGCGAATTCTGGTCCCAACACAAATGGTTCCCAATTCTTTGTTACGACTGATTTGACTCCCTGGTTGGATGGAAAGCATACAATATTTGGTCGTGCGTATACTGGGTTAGATGTTGTTCATCGTATCGAGCAAAGTGAGACGGACAAATTTGATCGCCCTCTTGAGTCCGCAAAAATCATCAACATCTCTATCCTGTATAACTAGTAAAAACGGAGGAATCTCGAAACTAATTTAGGTTGTCGGTATGATACAAGATTTCTAgagaataaaatatttgtaCATTTTTGTGCTATTCTAGTGCATCTGAATGGTTTCGCtcaagtttcttttctggAACCTGCATACTGAATTTGTGAAACCTTATCAACCAAAGCAAGCTCGTTCTACAAACGCCTGCTCTAGAGGAAACTCAAGTTTTATCCTTTAACCTTtaaccttttttctttttatccACTATGAAAATGCATGGAAAACCTCgctgtttgtttacattgtTACTTTTCTGTTACTTTTACATCTTTACGTCAAGTTTTAGCATTTGTTTCAGAAGAGCGCTTAATATACTGTTTCGTATCGCTCTTTATAGTTATTTCAACATCCTCTTGCAGTATGTACTAAAGTGTATGTCTTATGTATCGGTATCTGCCATTCGGTGGCTATGTAACTCTGGCATGGCCTGGATCGACACCGTTAATATGAGGTAACGttttattaaaaagaaagtatcttctttatcttttcaaacGAAATAATTTTGTCGTACTATTATAAGCCTCAATTGTTTATCAATTGCGTATATATCCAAATTTTGAGGACACGCCCAACAACACCAGAACAAACACTTCTCAGTTAAGAATTTTCTCGGATTGCTAAGACTTTTCCTTATGGATGTTACGCCTTATAAACCTCCTACGGATAGCGCAGTCCGTCCTGGTTATGGCAAGTTAGGTAGGCCAGTCAATCTTAAAGCCAACTTTTTCAAGATTAATGCCCTCCCGAACCACAAAATTAATCAATATCATGTAAGCAATTAGTCCTAAAGTGTCTCTTTATTGCAAGCATAGGCTTGTATATTGTATAGGTAGTGGATGTGAGCGTTCGCAGTCGAAATTGACACCAGTTGgagtttttgtttcatcaaTCGGTTTCTGATGATTTTAAGAATTGAGACCTACAGTTGGGATGAAGATGGATTTCCAGTTTCTAGAATTTGTACTCTTCCCATGTTTTTACATTCCTCGTTAAATGCTTCCTTGCTGACTCTACCTAGTCGTTCCGATACCATTTTCGATtatttcaaacttttttccTTACATTAGTTTATTTCGACTAACATAGTTTAGGTGATCATAGGTGATGGCTCTCGGTTGACTCGTATGTTGGTCAACAAAATCTGGAATTCAAAGGAATTAAAACAACAGCTTGGCTCATCTTGGCGATCTTGCGTTTACGATGGCAAAAGTTTACTTTGGACGAAAGATGATATTACTGATTTCTTCATTTCAGTGAACATTGGGAATGAGAAGCGTGAACAGTTGATTGACTTCGGCATTCAAAAGACCACCACAATCAATTTGCAAACGTTGACAGAATTTGTAAATAGCAAATATGCTCTTGATCCACACGTTTTGAATGGAATCATGTTTCTAGACTTGCTATTGAAAAAGCGGCCTTCTGAGACCTTGTATGGATTCATGCGTTCCTTCTTTAGTGGGGAATCTACATTTGCATTAGGAAACGGTATAGAAGCTTGGAAAGGCTTTTACCAAACAATTCGACCTACCCAAGGCCAAATGAGCGTCAACGTCGATGTATCTTCGAGTGCATTTTGGAGAGACGgttcctttctttccttgttGTTAGAATACACAAACTCCAAAGATGTTCAAAGCTTAACTCGCATTGATTTTAAAACTCTTTCAAGAAGATTTCGTTTGCTGAAAGTTACCTGTAAGCATAAAAACAATCAGGGAACGCCTTTATCCAGGAAAGTGTATTCTATCCAAGGATTTTCCTCCAATCGTGCTTCTGCTACAACATTTACCCGCAATAATAACGGTAAGTCTGAAACCATTTCCGTCTCCAAATATTTCCATGAGCATCACAATGTTCGTTTGCAGTATCCTGACTTGCCTTGTGTCGTCGTCAAGAATGGCGCTATGCTGCCCGTGGAACTTTGCTACGTTGAAAAAGGGCAGAGATACACGGCTAAATTAAACGCCGATCAGACTGCAAAGATGATACGTTTCGCTGCGCAACGTCCGCATGAACGTGTGCAGCAGATTCAAGGATTTATTCGTCAATCCGCATGGGACACAGATCCTTATTTGGCAGAGTATGGTATGAAAATAGCATCTTCCATGACGGACGTTTCAGGTCGTATATTGAATACGCCTTCCATTTGTTATGGCGGTAATTCAATTGAACGACCAACAGGTGGCAGCTGGAATTTACGTGGAAAACGATTCTTTAAACCTGCTGGTGCACCTGTTAAGTCATGGGCAGTCATGTGTTTTACATCGAGTCGAAAACTACCTACTGTAGTCATTGAAAATTTCGTGAAAACTTATGTGCAAGCCTTGACTGGGCTGGGTATTCAGTTCTCTCAGAAGAAACCTCCTATTATGTATGCCGATGCACGGGCAAACATTTCAGAGTCTGTTAAAGGTCTGTATCGAAAGGCTGAACTTGTTAGCAAGTGCCCTCCTgattatttgttttttatcgTTGACAGGAATTCTCCGGAACCATACGGGTCCATAAAGCGCATTTGTAACACAACATTGGGTATACCATCTCAGTGCGCCTTGAGCCATCACATCCAGGCGGCGAAACCACAATATTGCGCCAATCTtggaatgaaaataaatgcTAAACTTGGTGGAATAAATACGGTCTTACAGGCTAAATCTAATCCGCTTGGAACTGTTCCAACTCTGATTATTGGT
The nucleotide sequence above comes from Schizosaccharomyces osmophilus chromosome 3, complete sequence. Encoded proteins:
- the qns1 gene encoding glutamine-dependent NAD(+) synthetase Qns1, which codes for MEHYVTIASCQLNQWALDFEGNRDRIIESIKQAKEQKARLRLGPELEITGYGCEDHFLETDTYTHSWEMLCWIIKHPNCQDILLDIGMPVMHKSVRHNCRIIALDGKILLIRPKLWLCDDGNFRESRWFTPWLRPRVVESFYLPTSVGESLGQKQVPIGDAILQCKDTVVGIETCEELFTPDSPHVDMALDGVEVFLNASGSHHELRKLSTRYRLIQNSTQKCGGIYLYSNQRGCDGGRLYYDGCAMILANGELLAQGSQFSLRDVEVVSATANVDKVRSNRFQPSHGLQGITRPSYERIYVDFSLSSFKQNFDMHNKPTEERPIRIVSPQEEIAYGPACWLWDYLRRSRSGGFFLPLSGGLDSASSAVIVHSMCRIVTNAIKDNDQTVLADVRRIVGQQDYSSTCPRELASHIFYTTFMGSENSSKETRNRAKELSSLIGSYHVDLSIDTMTRAVVSLFGMVTGKTPQFRSHGGSTAENLALQNIQARSRMLLAYLFAQLLPWVRGYSGSLLVLGSSNVDECLRGYLTKYDCSSADINPIGGISKTDLKSFLEFTKDEFDLPILQNFLDATPTAELEPTTSNYVQSDEADMGMTYPELSMFGKLRKIGKCGPLSMFNELIHKWGDHLSPTEIAAKVKRFFYYYGINRHKMTTLTPSYHAETYGVDDNRYDLRQFLYPSWTWQNKRIDDVAAKYEEHERMNKGQAQ
- the cyp9 gene encoding WD repeat containing cyclophilin family peptidyl-prolyl cis-trans isomerase Cyp9; its protein translation is MTDDRVPENVIEKDTPPLKKLKRQNQSSSLLENIPDAAKYRRSFMHKDTLHSCYSTKNNLILTISYDGHVKFWHKTTDGIEYIKDFPAHNGKMISTNLSKNERILSTCADDNTIKVFDVEGIDMVNIIDLEFLPNDLVSFSTPSMREEMLAVSDANSPLVYLFDLEGDGNVLYSVKKHSTPVHILEYISSINCMLSVDKGGMVEYWSPEEPFGKPNAQGMFELKSQTDLYIFKKSKSVPSSIQISPSGKYFSSISYPDWKVRVFDAKSGRILVEFDEHPFNAAKKMEHALEKEDVNSLYFMNQVEFGRRLAIERDIERLGWLAGTTAIFDESENYIIYGSILGVKIRSIADGSLARVLGRDESIRFVKLSLYQGAPKKGKMASLEIMASNNPLVEESFRKDPTLFCTAWKKQRFYLFGSADENITLADRDTLNEHTGGFANESNKAEEKTALLGKAAILHTTQGDISIKLLPEEAPKAVQNFTTHAVNGYYDNTIFHRVIKNFMIQGGDPLGDGTGGESIWGKDFEDEFSPNLKHDRPFTVSMANSGPNTNGSQFFVTTDLTPWLDGKHTIFGRAYTGLDVVHRIEQSETDKFDRPLESAKIINISILYN
- the ago1 gene encoding argonaute — encoded protein: MDVTPYKPPTDSAVRPGYGKLGRPVNLKANFFKINALPNHKINQYHVIIGDGSRLTRMLVNKIWNSKELKQQLGSSWRSCVYDGKSLLWTKDDITDFFISVNIGNEKREQLIDFGIQKTTTINLQTLTEFVNSKYALDPHVLNGIMFLDLLLKKRPSETLYGFMRSFFSGESTFALGNGIEAWKGFYQTIRPTQGQMSVNVDVSSSAFWRDGSFLSLLLEYTNSKDVQSLTRIDFKTLSRRFRLLKVTCKHKNNQGTPLSRKVYSIQGFSSNRASATTFTRNNNGKSETISVSKYFHEHHNVRLQYPDLPCVVVKNGAMLPVELCYVEKGQRYTAKLNADQTAKMIRFAAQRPHERVQQIQGFIRQSAWDTDPYLAEYGMKIASSMTDVSGRILNTPSICYGGNSIERPTGGSWNLRGKRFFKPAGAPVKSWAVMCFTSSRKLPTVVIENFVKTYVQALTGLGIQFSQKKPPIMYADARANISESVKGLYRKAELVSKCPPDYLFFIVDRNSPEPYGSIKRICNTTLGIPSQCALSHHIQAAKPQYCANLGMKINAKLGGINTVLQAKSNPLGTVPTLIIGADVYHPGVGASGVSIASLVGSLNLEGSKYTAVSRAIPRHQEVIDDMKDVIVHLLQGFKASTGAIPQRIIYFRDGTSEGQFKFVIEQELGEIKAAFQKLSLNYNPKVTVCTTQKRHHARFFIKNKQDGDKNGNPLPGTIIEKNVTHPFEYDFYLISHATLQGVTAPVHYTVLHDEIRMPPDQFQALCNNLCYVYARSTTSVSLVPPVYYAHLVSNLAKFQDPTLDNDTDSVVSEENSEETVKPLAEISGKLKSKMWFM
- the pex1 gene encoding AAA family ATPase Pex1 codes for the protein MNCSISLKNTRSCFVNIPDSLLLRLNGPLQEYAACLKVSTTIDGEDSTNTYFFGISGLPSSSSTHEIVEIDSVYAHVLGLAESERVHLLLIKVDNIIQKLEIKPDTPDDWEIAEQNASWLEINFFNSYRIISRNKFLIFLPSGTSITFQVVNAEPNFHHCGRLSPSSEVLVSPIIREKVSENNSELTLRAVVENDLVPKNDTISPPELCIYMPRVLECTADSVFIEPLRSSLSSPLVVRVIQLPFQWPGQFFISISLASSYNFFTGQLFRIWPANIGTMPSKFSLRPLNQQSTEESVVTLVTSRIKQSYLMNGMDLHIPDLNALYSVEGRTGYVENEKNIAVESNALSFDANGGIAYSKTGRAPNPFQELMDSIRTSTNFGYNVLVNGIKGSGKTTLLRSLFQNCCSSTVFHTEYISCTDLSLTSFSKFAGFWDELIFKSVTYGPTVIFLDDFDIFWNSENESDELSFVSERQVQYFIERLSYLKSEKDVMIIATVQNFAKLPTDLKSRFFFQQRASIPAMAYKGREEMLNFFLKNLNQALPKNCLQTMSKKTDGFTLLDLSLVTKRVYSELALLDSLEDIGKVNESIESVLKGYVPLHTRKTQFVKYDIDWNSVTGMQDAKLVLQEIIESPVKYHAIYKQCSLRLPTGVLLYGYSGCGKTHLAFSISNAFPVQLISIKGPEILDKYIGSSEQAIRNLFERAQLAKPCVLFFDEFDSIAPRRGQDSTGVTDRVVNQLLTQLDGAEQYEGVYVVAATTRPDMIDPALLRPGRLDKLVFCDLPDEKERMEYFMNMLDKYQIADKSFVCDLVPQTDGYSYADLSAIFTEAHLIAVHQYLEKEKLFPLEEDGFKNPADLSRENVTDTTMLTSGNEETTRGLRNFEINKECIINAFKNTNSSISEEEYSKLASIYKQYAYTGLNIKKENVKNTGSKTRQA